The Duganella sp. BuS-21 sequence GCAGCTGGTCCCAGGCTTCCTGGTCGAACACCAACTGGTCGGCCAGTTGGTCCAGCAGCGCATCGATATCCTGTACTTCATCCGGCAGCACCAGCCCGAGATGACGTTCGGGCAGCGACCTGGCCTGGCGCGGCAAGGTGGCGAACAGTGGAATGTCGCGCAGCGAGGAGGCCACCATCTTCGTATGGCCTTCGCTGGCGACGCGGTTGGCGATCACGCCGGCCATCTCCACCGGGCCGTAGTCGCGCAGGCCGTGCACCAGCGCGCCGGCGGTTTGCGCCATGGCGGAGGCGTCGATCACCGCCATTACCGGCACGCCGAACTCGCGCGCCAGGTCGGCGGAGGAGGGCGTGCCGTCGTACAGTCCCATCACGCCTTCGATCAGGATCACGTCCGCTTCGGCCGCCGCTTGCGCCAATTGTTGGCTACATAGCTCTTTGCCGACCATCCACAGGTCGAGCGAGCGTACCGGCGCGCCGCTGGCGCGTTCCAGCAGCATCGGATCGATGAAGTCCGGACCGCATTTGAACACGCGCACGCGCTTGCCCAGGCGGACCAGCTTGCGCGCCAGCGCGGCGGTGACGGTGGTCTTGCCTTGTCCCGAGGAGACGGCGGCAACCAGCAGCGCTTTTACCATTCGGTCCCCGCTTGCGCGCCGATGCCGGCTTTGAAGGCGTGCTTGACCACTTCCATTTCCGTGACGGTATCGGCGATCTCGATCAATTCCGGCGGAGCGCCACGGCCGGTGATCACCACGTGCTGCATGGGCGGACGCGCCAGCAGGTCGTTGATGACGGTTTCCACGTCCAGGTATTTGTACTTCAGTGCGATGTTCAGCTCATCGAACACCACCAGTCCGATTTCCGGATCGGCCAAAAACAGCTTGGCCTGTCCCCACGCCAGCTGCGCCTTGGCGATGTCGCGCTCGCGGTTCTGGGTCTCCCAGGTGTAGCCTTCGCCCATGGCGTGGAAGCTGATCTCTTCCGGGAAGCGGCGCAGGAAGCGTTCCTCGCCGGTTTGCATCGCACCCTTGATGAACTGCACCACGCCCACCTTCATGCCGTGGCCCATGGCGCGGATCGCCATGCCGAAGCCGCTGGAGCTTTTTCCCTTGCCGTTGCCGGTGTTGACGATGATGATGCCGATCTGCTTGTCGGCAGCGGCGATCTTGGCGTCGATGATGGCCTTCTTGCGCTCCATGCGCACGCGGTGACGTTGGTTGATATCGTCGCTCATTAATTTTCCTGGTTGGGGATAAAGATGCTGCGCTTGCCGTGCTGGATGACTTCAATCGGGTGGCCGAGATAATCGCTGAGGATACCGGCCTGCATCACGTCGGCCTTGCTGCCGGCCAGCCAGCGGCCGTCGCCCTTCAGCAGCAGCGCATGGGTGGAGACGCTGTGCGCCAGCGTCAGGTCGTGGCCGATCATGACGGCGGTTTTGCCCTGCTCGCGGCACAGGCGCGCCAGGATGCTCATCACGCTGACCTGGTGCGCCAGGTCCAGCGCGTTGGCCGGTTCGTCGAGCAGCAGCAGCGGCGTATCCTGGGCCAGCATGGCGGCGATGGCCACGCGCTGGCGCTCGCCGCCGGACAAGGTGCGCACGTCGCGCGCGGACAGGTCGGCCACCTCCATCGCTTCCAGCGATTTGACGGCGATCGCATGGTCGTCGCTGTCTTCCCAGTAGCGGTTGTCGTGATAGGGATGGCGTGCCGACAGCACGGTTTCGATCACGCTATAAGCGAAGGCGTCGCTGCGGCTTTGCGCCAGGAAGGCGCGCTGACGCGCCAGCTCGGCCAGCGGCCAGTCGGAAAGCGCGCGGCCACTCAGCGTCACATGCCCGGCTTCCGGTGCGCGCAGTCCGGCCAGGGCGCGCATCAGCGTGCTCTTGCCGGCGCCGTTGCGGCCGATGATGCTCCAGCATTCGCCGGCGTTCACTTGCCAGTCCAGGTCCGACACCAGCTGGCGCTGGCCGACGCTCAGATACAGTTTGTGTGTGCCGATCATCGTCATTTACGCAAGCGGTGTAGTTGGTACAGGAACACCGGCGCGCCGATCAGCGCGGTCACCACGCCCACCGGCAGCTGTTGCGGCGCGATGGCGGTGCGGGCCAGCGTGTCGGCCAGCAGCAGGAAGGTGCCGCCGGCCAGCGTGGCGGCCGGAATCAGGATGCGGTGGTCGGGACCGACCGCGAAGCGGCAGGCGTGCGGCACAATCAACCCAACGAAGCCGATGCTGCCGGCGCTGGTGACGGCGCTTGCGGTCAGCAGGCCCGATACGAAGAACAGGCCCTTGCGCAGCGCGCCGACGCGGATGCCCAGCGTGGCGGCGGCTTCGGCGTGCAGCGCCATCACGTTCATGGCGCGGGCGCTGCGCAGCGCAAACGCCAGTGCGGCGAACAGCACGATCCACGGCAGCCAGCGCACCTGGGTGCCGGACAGATCGCCGATCATCCAGAACACCATGCTACGCAGGCGACTCTCGGGGGCGATGGACAGCATCAGCGTCACCAGCGCCATGCAGGCGGAGGACAGGATGGCGCCGGTCAGCAGCAACAGCGAAGTGCCGCCTTCGGCCGCCGTGCCGCCGCGCAGGTCGCGCCGGGCCAGCACATACAGCATCATGGAGACGGCCACCGCGCCGCCGAAAGCGGCGGCATCGACCATCCAGGCGGCGCACATGAACAGCAGTGCGGCCAGCGCGCCGACGGAGGCGCCGGCCGACAGGCCAAGCACATATGGATCGGCCAGAGGGTTGCGCAACAGCGCCTGCATCATCACGCCGGCCAGCGACAGCGCGGCGCCGGTGACGAAGGCGGAGACGGCGCGGCTGACGCGCAGGTCCAGCAGGGTGGCGGCCAGCGTCGAAGATTGGCCGTGCAGCAGCTCGTTGAGCGCAGGGGGGATATCGGAAAGGGGAATCGAGACCGAACCGGTCATGCCCGAGAAAACCAGGCTGGCAAACGCGAACAGCAGCAGGCCGGCCAGTGTGATGGCGGCGCGTTGTCGCAGATTGCGGGAGAAAGAATGCATGCACTGCTTTCAAAAAAACTGCCGGTTTGTCGTTCCTGCGTCAGCAGGAATCCATAGAAAGTTGCTGTGAAAGCTGTCTATGGATTCCCGCATGCGCGGGAATGACGAGCAGGTTACACCATTATTTGTAGCCGTAACGGATGCCGGCAAACACGTTCGAGCCAGGCGTCGCATAGTTGCGGGCCAGGTCGTACTGTTTGTCGGCGACGTTGTTCCAGCGGACCAGCGCCGACCAGTCGGAACTGATGGCGTAGGTCGCGTACAGGTTCACCAGGCCATAGCCGCCCAGGCGGTTCTTGTTGGCCGCATCGTCGAAACGATCGCCGGAGAAGGTCAGCTCCGCACCCAGCTTGAACGAGCGGATGCTGTAGTCCGCTGTCACGTTGCCGTGTTTTTTAGAACGGCGCGCCAGACGCTTGTTGGTGGTTTCGTCTTGCGGGTCTTGCAGGTCGATGCTGGCGGTCAGGTTAACGCCGGCCAGCTTGGTGGCGCCGGCGATGGTCACGCCTTCCAGCAGCGCCTTGCTGACGTTGTAGGCGCAGCCGTAGGCGTAGCCGGGGTATGGGCATGGCGTGGTGTTGACCAGCAGGTCGGTCAGCTTATTGTGATAGTAGCTGGCGCTGAGGGCATTGACGCCGTCATCCCAGCGCAGGCCGATCTCCGCGTTCTTGCCCACTTCCGGTTTGTTGGCCGCGTTGCCGTAGCCAGGGTAGTACAACTCGTTGTAGGTCGGTGCGCGGAAGCTGGTGCCGTAGCTGGCGGTGGCGCGCAGCTGCGAGGTGATGTCGTAGCCGTAGCCCGCCGAGCCGGTGGTCTTGCTGCCGTAGACCGATTTGTCGCGGCGCACGGCGGCGTTCAGCAGGTTGGCGCCACGGCGGGCGTTGTACGAAGCGGCCCAGGAATTGGTGGTGCGGGTCGGGTCCACCAGCGTGAAGCCGTTGGTGTCCACTTCTTCCTTGCGGTGGTCGTACAGCACTTGCAGCACGTCTTCGCCGATGCGCACGTCGTTTTGCAGGGTGATGTCGGTCTGCTTGGAGTCGATGCGCGAGTAGCCGAAAGCGGGCGAGCTGCTGCTCCAGTTTTCGCTATTGTCCTTGCTCTGCGAGTATTGCAACAGGGTGTCGACGCCTTGCACCAACCTGGCCTTGCCGTAAACGGCGGCCGTTTGCAGCTTGTTGCTGCTGCGGACGTCGAATGCCGAGGCGCCGCCGTCGTACTGCGAATCGAGTTTGCTGTACAAGAACAGCGCGCCGGCTTCGTAGCCTGGCGCCAGTTGCAGGCTGAATTGGCCGGAGGCGTTGTCCTTGTCGTAGGCGTCGCGGTCGGCGTTGTACGAGGTACTGCCTGGACGGGTCGCCGAGAAGCCGTCCGACTTTTCCTTGCCGGCGCTGATGGCGTAGCTGAAGCTGTGCTCACCGCCGGTGGCGCCAGACACAGTGGCATCGGTTTCGCGCGTATTGTCGCTGCCATAGCCGACGAAGGCCGTGACCGACGGTGCGCCTTTGCCTTTTTTGGTGAAGATCTGGATCACGCCGCCGATGGCGTCGGCGCCGTACAAGGAGCTCAGTGGGCCGTAGACGATTTCGATATGGTCGATGGCGGTCAGCGGAATGGCGCTCCAGTTGGCCGCGCCGGTGGTCGAGGAGCCGATGCGCGCGCCGTCGACCAGGACCAGGGTCTGGTTGCTGTTGGAGCCGCGCAGGTAGACGCTGGACGAGGTGCCGGCGCCGCCGTTGCGGGCGATCTCGATGCCGCGCTGGCGTTGCAGCAGGTCGACGATGGAGACGGCGCCGGATTCCGAAATCTGTTCGGCGGCGATGGTGACGGTGTCGCTGATGACGTTGGCGAGCGGTTGCGGCGTGCGGGTGGCGGTAACCACCACGGTGTCGGCCGGTGCAGCTGCAGGAGCTGGTGCGGGTTCGGCATGCGCATAGCAGGATGCCATGGCGAGCGCCAGCGACGTCATTGCCGCAGGACGGGAGATACGGAGGGTCATGATAGTTTTTCTGTTAGTAGCAACCGGCCGACGTCCCCGTAGGCCAATTGTGAACAGAAGCGGGGTGCACCCGCTTCCACCTGATTTGGCCGGTATCCGGGCTTACAAGTGGAACCGCCTAACCTTCCCATGCCGAGGCACAGTGGTTGTCAGAGGCGATTTGTCGCGTTTAACTGCGACACTTGCTAACCGTTGCGGGGGCAGCACACGTTGGCCGGCGAGCGGCTTCGTGTTTCCCGTTTAACTACGCGTCTGGACAGACGCGCGAGCACCAAAACCCGCACATTATACGGGTTTAAAGGGTCAAGGTGGAGCCGTAGGGGATTTGATGGGCGGCTTGCGCGGCTTGCAGAGCCATGTCTGCGGGCGCCAGTCCGGCGTGGCGGGCGGTCAGCAGGCGCATGGCGCCAGCGTGGCAAACGATGATGGCGTCGCCGTCCAGTTCCCCGTAAAAAGCGGTGATCCGTTCGGCCATCTGCAGCACGCTCTCGCCGTTGCCGGGACGGTAGTGGACCATGTCGGCGGCCCAGGCGTCGATGGCGGCGCGGGGGATGGCGTCCCATGGCTGCATTTCCCAGGCGCCGAAGTGCATCTCGGCCAGGCGCGCATCGTAGCGGGGCGATGGTGATAGCCGTGCCGCCAGTTCGGCGCAGCGGCGCAAGGGGCTGGAATAGACGGGCAGGTCGGCCGGCAGGCGCAGCGCTGCCCATGTCTGTTCCAGCTGTTCGGGCGCCACCGCCAGGTCGGTGCTGCCGTAACAGATGCCCGGCGCGACCAGCGGCTGCGGATGGCGAACAAGTACTAGTTTCATCGCAGGCTGGCCAGCGCGCACAGGTAGAACATCACTTCGGCCACTTGCTGTACGGCGCCCAGGCAATCGCCGGTGTAGCCGCCGATGCGGCGCACGCATTTGCGCGCCAGCCAAAAGGTGGCGATGGCGGCGGCCGGCACGCCGGCAAGCAGCGCGGTGGGCGGCAGCCAATTCAGCGCAAGCACCAGCGGCACGGGCAGGGCGGCGCAAATGGCTGCGAGCAGGAGCTCGGTCCCGCTCATCTTCTGCGCCAGCGGCTTGGCCTT is a genomic window containing:
- the cobO gene encoding cob(I)yrinic acid a,c-diamide adenosyltransferase, coding for MSDDINQRHRVRMERKKAIIDAKIAAADKQIGIIIVNTGNGKGKSSSGFGMAIRAMGHGMKVGVVQFIKGAMQTGEERFLRRFPEEISFHAMGEGYTWETQNRERDIAKAQLAWGQAKLFLADPEIGLVVFDELNIALKYKYLDVETVINDLLARPPMQHVVITGRGAPPELIEIADTVTEMEVVKHAFKAGIGAQAGTEW
- a CDS encoding TonB-dependent receptor, which produces MTLRISRPAAMTSLALAMASCYAHAEPAPAPAAAPADTVVVTATRTPQPLANVISDTVTIAAEQISESGAVSIVDLLQRQRGIEIARNGGAGTSSSVYLRGSNSNQTLVLVDGARIGSSTTGAANWSAIPLTAIDHIEIVYGPLSSLYGADAIGGVIQIFTKKGKGAPSVTAFVGYGSDNTRETDATVSGATGGEHSFSYAISAGKEKSDGFSATRPGSTSYNADRDAYDKDNASGQFSLQLAPGYEAGALFLYSKLDSQYDGGASAFDVRSSNKLQTAAVYGKARLVQGVDTLLQYSQSKDNSENWSSSSPAFGYSRIDSKQTDITLQNDVRIGEDVLQVLYDHRKEEVDTNGFTLVDPTRTTNSWAASYNARRGANLLNAAVRRDKSVYGSKTTGSAGYGYDITSQLRATASYGTSFRAPTYNELYYPGYGNAANKPEVGKNAEIGLRWDDGVNALSASYYHNKLTDLLVNTTPCPYPGYAYGCAYNVSKALLEGVTIAGATKLAGVNLTASIDLQDPQDETTNKRLARRSKKHGNVTADYSIRSFKLGAELTFSGDRFDDAANKNRLGGYGLVNLYATYAISSDWSALVRWNNVADKQYDLARNYATPGSNVFAGIRYGYK
- a CDS encoding iron ABC transporter permease; amino-acid sequence: MHSFSRNLRQRAAITLAGLLLFAFASLVFSGMTGSVSIPLSDIPPALNELLHGQSSTLAATLLDLRVSRAVSAFVTGAALSLAGVMMQALLRNPLADPYVLGLSAGASVGALAALLFMCAAWMVDAAAFGGAVAVSMMLYVLARRDLRGGTAAEGGTSLLLLTGAILSSACMALVTLMLSIAPESRLRSMVFWMIGDLSGTQVRWLPWIVLFAALAFALRSARAMNVMALHAEAAATLGIRVGALRKGLFFVSGLLTASAVTSAGSIGFVGLIVPHACRFAVGPDHRILIPAATLAGGTFLLLADTLARTAIAPQQLPVGVVTALIGAPVFLYQLHRLRK
- a CDS encoding histidine phosphatase family protein, with protein sequence MKLVLVRHPQPLVAPGICYGSTDLAVAPEQLEQTWAALRLPADLPVYSSPLRRCAELAARLSPSPRYDARLAEMHFGAWEMQPWDAIPRAAIDAWAADMVHYRPGNGESVLQMAERITAFYGELDGDAIIVCHAGAMRLLTARHAGLAPADMALQAAQAAHQIPYGSTLTL
- a CDS encoding ABC transporter ATP-binding protein gives rise to the protein MIGTHKLYLSVGQRQLVSDLDWQVNAGECWSIIGRNGAGKSTLMRALAGLRAPEAGHVTLSGRALSDWPLAELARQRAFLAQSRSDAFAYSVIETVLSARHPYHDNRYWEDSDDHAIAVKSLEAMEVADLSARDVRTLSGGERQRVAIAAMLAQDTPLLLLDEPANALDLAHQVSVMSILARLCREQGKTAVMIGHDLTLAHSVSTHALLLKGDGRWLAGSKADVMQAGILSDYLGHPIEVIQHGKRSIFIPNQEN